In Rutidosis leptorrhynchoides isolate AG116_Rl617_1_P2 chromosome 2, CSIRO_AGI_Rlap_v1, whole genome shotgun sequence, one genomic interval encodes:
- the LOC139892087 gene encoding F-box/kelch-repeat protein At3g06240-like, which translates to MSDSNNPNSALNHLPQDLFEAILHLLPFKSIGSLKSVSKRWCSMISSPQFIKTHIRNFIKNNPNPNPTHLILDEEAGDIIYSVDIKQLNTQPTPATLIAKRLNLQELLFEILGSCNGLLLTNDIHHNLYLVNPTTRKTLKVPVGKSIDGTYRFGYDSSTDDYKVISISRLSISDSDPDTKFVRVYSLRNNSWNVLPNVSYKHDYYGLGVLLNNNLHWVVKSSRRSTMTIAAFSLASEEFHEIEFPDSVNYMFSSLCALGGKLVAVLQCDEFVSELWVMEEYGVPMSWKKLCTLDMDLNDEFFAQVSNRDILLGNNYANEIVMYNTDERRSTRVTIEGCRERFRVFATYVESLESPERFR; encoded by the coding sequence ATGTCGGACTCAAATAACCCAAACTCTGCCCTAAATCACCTTCCACAAGACCTTTTCGAAGCAATTCTACATTTGCTACCATTTAAATCCATTGGCAGTTTAAAATCAGTTTCTAAACGATGGTGCTCAATGATTTCCAGTCCCCAATTTATTAAAACCCATATTCGTAACTTCATCAAAAACAACCCCAATCCAAACCCCACACACCTGATTTTAGATGAGGAAGCTGGTGATATTATTTACTCAGTCGATATAAAACAACTCAACACCCAACCCACACCTGCAACCCTAATTGCTAAACGCTTGAATTTACAGGAACTATTGTTTGAGATACTAGGGTCTTGCAACGGGCTTCTTTTAACCAATGATATACATCATAACCTCTATTTAGTCAATCCAACTACAAGAAAGACCTTGAAAGTTCCAGTTGGAAAAAGTATTGATGGAACATATAGATTTGGTTATGATTCTTCTACGGATGATTATAAAGTGATCTCCATTTCTCGTTTGAGCATTTCAGATTCTGATCCTGACACCAAATTCGTACGTGTGTATAGTTTACGTAACAATTCATGGAACGTGTTGCCTAATGTCTcttacaaacatgattattatgGTCTAGGGGTACTTTTAAACAATAATCTTCACTGGGTAGTAAAAAGCAGCAGACGCTCAACAATGACTATTGCTGCCTTTAGTTTAGCTAGTGAAGAATTTCATGAAATCGAGTTTCCTGATTCAGTTAATTATATGTTTTCCAGTCTTTGTGCTCTTGGTGGGAAATTAGTTGCTGTTCTTCAGTGTGATGAATTTGTTAGTGAATTGTGGGTGATGGAGGAGTATGGGGTTCCTATGTCTTGGAAGAAACTTTGTACCTTAGATATGGATCTAAATGATGAGTTCTTTGCTCAAGTTAGCAATCGGGATATTTTGTTGGGTAATAATTATGCGAATGAAATTGTTATGTACAATACGGATGAAAGAAGAAGCACACGTGTAACAATTGAAGGGTGCCGCGAAAGATTCAGGGTTTTTGCTACGTATGTTGAAAGTCTTGAATCACCTGAACGTTTTCGTTAA